The proteins below come from a single Streptomyces tubercidicus genomic window:
- a CDS encoding trypsin-like serine peptidase has protein sequence MHSRRRSPVAAGPEEVFSDLRAVAARVKDGLSWEIPESLEELPAEELPAGQIAQFAQQERTRVLSAGVSGLEKLADGRADEIDDDESFGMEAIVLLEGRPAILVQHQDFAPQQGDWAVLDGHRAAIRASLARVGRVELSGHLSLDWLGTAFLVGTDVVMTNRHVAAEFARGNGTGWTFQQGIGARLDMGEEYGGAPADGGPCYDVVEVLGIHEDVDLALLRVAPPAGGGALPAPLAVAADAPGDLPGRPVYCVGYPAYDGRRNEPESMRRIFMDIYNVKRLQPGTATELVPDRNVIKHDCSTLGGNSGSPVIDLTDHRVLGLHFGGRYGFGNFAVPLWQLVDDPLLGRADINFV, from the coding sequence ATGCACAGTCGGCGCCGATCACCGGTGGCGGCCGGTCCCGAGGAGGTCTTCTCGGATCTGCGGGCGGTCGCGGCCCGGGTGAAGGACGGGCTGTCCTGGGAGATCCCGGAATCCCTGGAAGAGCTGCCCGCCGAGGAACTGCCCGCCGGGCAGATCGCCCAGTTCGCCCAGCAGGAGCGGACCCGGGTGCTGTCGGCGGGCGTCAGCGGTCTGGAGAAGCTCGCCGACGGGCGGGCGGACGAGATCGATGACGACGAGTCCTTCGGTATGGAAGCCATCGTGCTGCTCGAAGGCCGCCCCGCCATCCTCGTCCAGCACCAGGACTTCGCACCGCAGCAGGGCGACTGGGCGGTGCTGGACGGCCATCGGGCGGCGATCCGGGCATCGCTCGCGCGGGTGGGCCGGGTCGAGCTGTCCGGGCATCTGAGCCTGGACTGGCTGGGCACAGCGTTCCTGGTCGGGACGGACGTGGTGATGACGAACCGTCATGTGGCGGCGGAGTTCGCCCGTGGCAACGGCACCGGCTGGACCTTCCAGCAGGGCATCGGCGCCCGGCTCGACATGGGTGAGGAGTACGGCGGCGCCCCGGCGGACGGCGGCCCCTGCTATGACGTCGTCGAGGTACTGGGCATCCACGAGGACGTGGACCTGGCCCTGCTGCGGGTCGCTCCGCCCGCCGGTGGCGGGGCGCTGCCCGCACCGCTGGCCGTGGCCGCGGACGCGCCCGGCGACCTGCCCGGACGCCCGGTGTACTGCGTCGGCTATCCGGCGTACGACGGCCGGCGCAACGAACCGGAGTCGATGCGCCGGATCTTCATGGACATCTACAACGTCAAGCGGCTGCAGCCCGGCACCGCCACGGAGCTGGTGCCGGACCGGAACGTCATCAAGCACGACTGTTCCACCCTCGGCGGCAACAGCGGCTCACCCGTCATCGACCTCACCGACCACCGGGTCCTGGGCCTGCACTTCGGCGGCCGCTACGGCTTCGGCAACTTCGCCGTACCGCTGTGGCAGCTGGTGGACGATCCGCTGCTGGGGCGGGCGGACATCAACTTCGTCTGA
- a CDS encoding trypsin-like peptidase domain-containing protein — translation MTAYLTPEEIRQVLDAAVETGLADPTVRPLLLDGIMPRYRGTLPLHPAPGRQVHSDLNEMNRVERLVDGSVPLEIWLRNAVAETTEAAPLTVFQKALDEVARKAGGEPDVLAGLPSPTTELKEQIVHRDDTVPIGFLRGGELAGGAVARLKVPPYQGGAPLQPNGFPHSGTGWLIAPDLLVTNHHVVNARTGTGAGRPLADAGDLDLQARYTRARFDFDTEEVETEEATVSGLVAADADLDYAVLRLAANPARPVLRLAAEPLTVTGGDYVAVNIIQHPGGQPKRVALRNNLVYEADENDVRYFTDTRGGSSGSPVFTDDWKVVALHRGTRRVENVLFQGRTTAFVNVGTQMRSILRHLRTSSPGIHAEIETAQQAAQRG, via the coding sequence ATGACCGCCTACCTCACACCCGAGGAGATCCGCCAGGTGCTGGACGCCGCGGTGGAGACCGGGCTGGCCGACCCCACCGTCCGGCCGCTGCTGCTCGACGGCATCATGCCCCGGTACCGCGGCACACTGCCGCTGCATCCGGCGCCCGGCCGGCAGGTGCACTCCGACCTGAACGAGATGAACCGGGTGGAGCGGCTGGTGGACGGCTCGGTGCCGCTGGAGATCTGGCTGCGCAACGCCGTCGCCGAGACCACCGAGGCCGCACCGCTCACCGTCTTCCAGAAGGCCCTGGACGAGGTGGCACGGAAGGCGGGCGGTGAGCCGGATGTGCTGGCCGGGCTGCCCTCCCCCACCACGGAACTCAAGGAGCAGATCGTCCACCGGGACGACACGGTGCCGATCGGCTTCCTGCGCGGTGGTGAGCTGGCGGGCGGCGCGGTGGCCCGTCTCAAGGTGCCGCCGTACCAAGGGGGTGCTCCACTGCAGCCGAACGGCTTCCCGCACTCCGGTACGGGGTGGCTGATCGCCCCGGACCTGCTCGTCACCAACCACCATGTGGTCAACGCCCGGACCGGGACCGGGGCGGGGCGGCCGCTGGCCGACGCCGGGGATCTGGACCTCCAGGCCCGGTACACCCGCGCCCGGTTCGACTTCGACACCGAGGAGGTGGAGACGGAGGAGGCCACCGTCAGCGGACTCGTCGCCGCGGACGCGGATCTGGACTACGCGGTGCTGCGGCTGGCGGCAAATCCCGCGCGGCCCGTACTGCGGCTGGCGGCGGAACCGCTGACGGTTACCGGCGGCGACTATGTCGCGGTCAACATCATCCAGCACCCGGGCGGTCAGCCGAAGCGGGTCGCGCTGCGCAACAACCTGGTGTACGAGGCAGACGAGAACGATGTCCGCTACTTCACCGACACCCGCGGCGGGTCATCCGGTTCACCGGTCTTCACGGACGACTGGAAGGTGGTGGCGCTCCACCGGGGAACGCGGCGGGTGGAGAACGTGCTGTTCCAGGGCAGGACGACGGCCTTTGTCAATGTCGGCACCCAGATGCGCAGCATCCTGCGCCATCTGCGGACCAGCAGTCCCGGTATCCACGCCGAGATCGAGACGGCACAACAGGCCGCGCAGCGCGGCTGA